TATCTGAGTTCGGTGGCCCTTTATCAGGGCTTCTTAATGGTCGGTTATTCCACACTGTACACCATGTTTCCAGTTTTTTCATTGGTACTGGATCAGGACATTACTTCGGAGACTGCTGTCACATATCCGGAGCTGTACAAAGATCTATCAAAGGGACGTAGTCTCAGTTATAAGACCTTCTTCATTTGGGTATTGATCAGCATTTACCAGGGAGGAGTCATCATGTACGGTGCGCTCATACTATTTGTGGATGAGTTTATACACATTGTGGCTATCAGTTTCTCAGCTCTAATTATGACTGAGCTCATCATGGTTGCGCTAACAGTACGCACCTGGCACAGGTAAATCAAAAACTAAGCATGTGCACTCTATCTCGTTTTGTAATCGTGTTAATTGTTTCACAGGCTTATGGTCTTGGCGGAACTATTCAGTTTGGCGCTTTATCTAATCTCGCTGGCAGTCTTGCATGAATATTTTGGTAAGATTTTGTCAAATGCATTCGCTTGTGATACCTTTTAATTCATACCTTTATTACAGACTGGGAATTTATCTGGTCTTACGACTTCCTCTGGAAAGTATCGCTCATCACAGTCGTCTCCTGCTTACCTCTGtatataatcaaatttttgcgTAAGAAATGCTCGCCCCCATCCTATTTAAAACTCTCTTAGACGTGGATATGGCCGTGCAATCCTCGAACTTTTGGTTATTGAAAGAATACACTTTCGTAAATTATTTTGCACAGTTCTTATGTTGTTTTGTCCAAGTTCTGCCAACCACTCAACAAACCCCATGCGTGATATAAAGTGTAATTACTTACCTTTTGCTGTCTCTCCTATCATGttttatttgtacaatttgttAAACTACGCAGAAGTGAAATGAAAGTGATTTGTATACACATTTAAATGATGATTAATGTTTAAGTcgcaataaaccaaattatgttactaattatttaatgataaAGTAAATGTATCTATGACTAAACCTGaaatcaattataaatgtatgaaAAAAATCGACAAATAGATTTTGTATTAAGTATTAGAAATCAcaacatattaataaatacatctatgataacaaaaaataatttgaatatgtatTCTCAGTCATTAAAAGGGAAATGTATGTGGGCTAGTGGAAAAGTAAATTCATATAAGTTCATGACTTACTGTTTTCTTTCCAAAGtcgtaataaattattattaatttcgtTTACAATCTTTATTTACCAccagtttgtttgttgttggttgttttaatactaattcacaatgctttgctttcaaatatataataataatagttaattATACTTCATATAATGAAAGTATATATGCGTATTTATGGTTTTGTCTTGGTATTAATacatgtatttttgttgttgctaagcTTACATTAAGATGTCTGTCATCCATCTATTGTTGTCACTTAAAAgttggttttctttttcattcttttgtaTATGTAAGTTTTGTAATTAGGGTtattctttttgctgttgttgacgtcaataaaaatcattgtttgtttaattatattcataatatgcgGTTCAGTTTATTGAAGTTTCTGCAGATGCAATACAGATTATAAACACAATTTCAgataattgcattattttttttattttgaacattttttatgtttattttattcattttggtTAAATGCGCAGAAATACTTTGAAAGtaaacaatttgattttagtactaatttatttcattttgtgtaatgttatttcgattttcttttaaatttcacattaattatttgttttgaaatttattacattcaacatttgcattttaattgggggcttttgaaattgttttttttttcgtgtgcAATTGCTTAATAcgtttttgatttgatttttctaTAGGTTTTTACTAATCGCAAATATTTTCTGAGCCATTGATGGAATCTACTACTAAGTAGTTCATATGTGAAAATGTTTGTGTTATGCGCCAATTTTTTGTTAACTGAACGTCTTAAGTAATCTGTAGTAAAAATTTTCCGTCCAACAGTTCTAGTATCTTAAAGCTTTGCCATTTCTCTTTTGTTGCTTGAACatttgaatacaaatacacatacagatTTACTCTCGGGCACGcgacaatatttatatagtacatactatatgtagCTGACAATCCAATTCTCTATGTACGTacagtatgtatgtatgtatatagtagatacataagtatgtacatactttGACTTTTCTTCTAATTTACtaaaaatctacaaaatataatatttaatttattttttctttttctttacttaatatataatttgcatactCTTGTACATAAATGTGTAGAAGTATGCGTTATTATGattgtttaatattaattcatatatttatgatgattccttttatttggtttttgatGAGGTCAACTGTGATTTGGTTTTTTAGAATATGCAactttgagttttattttgaagaatatttttgcattgtgctttagttttttcaaaattgtttttttttttttttttggtttttatttgttgatatgtgcttactattttattttgtggttaattattgtttatatgtTATACAATCCAAAACggttttcataatttgttatttgtaaataattttgtattatttgggCTTCCTTTAGATgttcatttaataatattcagtctatataaacatacatttatacatttatgcTAAAGGCTCGAACAAAAACTAAAGAATAtgaagcatttttttttcagttctGCTAAAACCTTCACCAAAACTGGTTTAAAactgccaaaaaaaattaaaaaaattcgTAAATGCCAACTCATAAACACGTCCTAATTGTGTaagttacaaataaaaatgtatcatCGGCTAGCCGAAGAGTTAATACCCTTACAAAGTCATACAAATAATgcattcaataatttttctatgtttatatttaatacaattttgtaaaacaagaaataaatccaagtcaaattttgttttattgtaattaaaatctattagaatttagaatttgttttaaaatatgcattatataatttttaagaattacaTGTGGGTGCTATAAAATTATCCACTAGGAAAACATGCTCAGTGAAACGATTTGTATCggataataataaactaagGCCATATCTGGACAATAGAATTTTTGAATTGTGCTCTGCAAAGGGTATTAAAGGAAAACTGTTGTTGGGTTGTATGTAGTTTGTGAGTGTGCCTGTTTTTatagcttttgttgttatgtaaatctatcaaaaattaattgtattactttattttcacAAGATTTTGGTATTAGCTGgtattacttaaatttttcattctttcatatgtagaattattatttttattgtattttgtttttgtattctatttactgtatttgtgtgtgtgtaggtagttaaatatcattttgaatttatttgtttgttaacaCATTCCTCTTGACGAGTTTTATTcattgcttttgattttggttttgtttttgaagtTTTCTAGTACAacatttcatatatttgtatttatgtttttgtttcgtcTTTAGTATGATTTTCGTTTATTGATTTCATTGTTTAACATTTgcgtatgtatatttgtatgtattttgtatatagatatatatttgtatatatagaaaaccaactatttacatacacataagtatttaaaatacatataagtTGCTAAATGTTGAATTATATGATAGATaagtatacacatacatatacttaaATAGCATGGTGTCGTTCAGGTCATTAAATTGTGGTATAAGGTATgtaattcacaaatttttagaGCCCTCAATTAAACAATAACatcattatacatatattatttttgtggcttCTGAGCAAAATGTATTGTTCATAACATTTGTTTAATACTGATTTCAATATGTTTTTTTCATCGTACTTAAGAgcgtgtttttcttttgcatttaaatatttgagttaGATATTCTTCAGTATTATAATAATGTCGTGCGATTATCATTTAATGCATATATTATCAtcatttctttgttttttttttgcagtttatgAACTGCtagaaaatattcattttattgttaacaacttcatattttgtgtttcattcaaagtttttggtttcttttttaaagCAATGCCAAGCATGTTTTTAAATCAACAATTACTTTTTATAGTGTTCTTTTTTTCACGTCACAAGCGAGTGCACAGTGTCCAAAGTATGAACaacatgcaaatgaaaaattgtgtTTGCAACAGTACGCTTGGCATGCGCATTTTTTACACCTGCACcgatatataaaattttgtgtATAAAGCAAACATAGGAATACAAATTCGAGATGAGTACGAATACTTGTGAGTTAGTGAGTGTACGACTGTACCACATCCTCAGGCAGTATgttcttttatcttttttcaGGAGCTTTAATGCTTGTGtatcaaaatatcaataaatgaACTACGTGTTTGTGTTTCTAAAGTTTTCTTTCTACTTCTCTCTTGAACACAATTGTTGTGAATTAAATTATAGTATAAgggtgttttttgtgtgtgagttgtgaCATACAAATGTTCAACTTAGTCCAttggaaaacatttaaaactgCTTAAAATCGATGAGTTTGGCTAAACTCTATTCAGGATACGACaactacacatacatacaatacatacataactatttaaaagttattacATATAATGTATATTGGTTGACGCGCAAAATGAATTACTACTGCAGCTGACAAAGCGGCtacacatacaaaaaacaaaaaacgtgGCAAAGCGTTTACAAAATTACGAAACTACTTTACAGTTACGAATACTGAATAttgaatactgaatactgtataccgaatatatactgaatataggCCAAATACCAGGCATGCTTCAACTAAGCTTCCTTCTGTCAACATGCTCTGGTACGTTGATGCTTATCGAAATCAACCTGCTAAACTTCAAATCTTAAACTAACCACTGTGCGGATGCGATTCACTCGACGCCAGATGGCGCTGCTCCTCACTGACGGCCTGGCGAGCCGCCTCGCATTGCGCACAATGCTTCTCCAGAAACTTCATGGACAAGTGGAACGTATACCGGTGCCGGGTACAACGCCTTTACATCTTATACTCGACGATCTTGTTGGGATTAAGGAACTGCTCCCGCTGCGCAGCATCCAAATGGGCCACAGTACGCGTCAGTGCTGATCCAGAACCCGAACCGGAGCTCTTATGCTTATTTGAGCCATCAGCTCCACTGACGCTTCCTCCACTAACTGCTCCAACTCCACCACCGCTTGTGCGTCCTGAATCGGTGCCGATCGGTTGATAAACGCCTTCCGCActgaccacgcccacattGACGCCAGCAACGACCGGCTGTTGCAGATAGCCCGAGTATTGTGGAGGCAGCTGGTAGCTGGCCGGCGGCTGCTGTGAGATGACACGCGGCTGCTCTGTATGCGCAATCGGATACTGCTGCTGGTGCGCATAATCCTGGCTACTGCCCCCGCCgccaaccacagcagcagcaacgccgCCACTAGGACCACCTCCACCCATGCGCGAACCCGAATCGTCGTTGAGACCCTCGCCCATTTCGCCATCCCGATTGTGGCGTCCCCGGATGCAGAGCTTGGTGAAGAGCCAGACGCGTCCGCGATAGAGCAGATAGCAGCAGAAGTGAACGAAGAACGTAAAGATGATGGCGCACGCCGTTACAATGATGGCTTTGCCCGGCTTGGTCCAGTCCATCATCGGATAGATGGCAGTTTGGTTTTTCctgaaaaaaatgcaaatccaaatttacttttgctttttccaACAGCTTGTTGCCAGATCCGACTCACCTGTCTGTGCCGCCGGCTAAGAAATAGATGCCCGTGAATATGGCATATGCGAGGCCAATGCCAGTGGTAAAGTAGGCATGGCTCATCTTTATTGGATGTCCCACAATAGCAAGATCGATGAGCATTATAATCGAATTCAGCACATGCACCATAATGTTGAGGGCATCAATCTTGTGATGGTCTTTGGGAAAGACATTTTGGAATTAAATAGTGGAATAAGAGTCAAAAATAATGTCAAAATCATTACAATCTCCACtgaacttaatttaattaattaaatttacataatcaACAAACTACACTTCCAATATATTTCGATATTCACCAAAAATTTGTCAGCTCaacattttattcttaaaaaacgAATGGAACACGTTTCAAAtcgtaaataataatataatttattttgtaatacaaatGGTAAAGAAAAGCTATAAGGGGCATTTTTATGCTGCGgatatattattatgctgTCGGAGAGAGTTAGTTACATTGACTTGGCAATATAATACAGTAAACTATTAAAGATACgataattcaaatgaaagcATCATTAATTCTATGAGGAAGCTACAAGAAGCACaatgattatatttttgataaatataaatgtatttgatttAGAAATCCATTGAAAAAGACATGTTTACAATTAtgtttgatttataaattttgattgcaaaagaaaaaaacgaaaatttgtATACTGCTTAATTTAGATAACTAGAAATATATGGCTAGTAAAACGAGGACGCATCGCGAATAAGTTTCCTGTTGGAAGAGGAGAGCAGATCAGAGGACATTATTATGTCATCCATACTGGTGAGATAAATGTAGCAGGCCAAGAAATCGATCAGCAAAACAACCGAGCACAATGGAATATCCAAGACTGGCCGCATACTCTGCAAATGGCCGTGAAGAACTTGTGCCTGGAAGATCATCACAGGGCACATGACCACCACCATCAAGCCATGAATAATGCCAGCTGGCGTATCGCAATCGTCGCAATTGTATTGATGTACAACAATAAAGCAGGAGGTCACCACAACGACGACAATGAACCATGTAGCAATGTAGAGCAGGGGCGAACACTGTGGTGGCAGCCACAGTCCCAGCAGAATATAGAGGCACATTAGTGCCAATACTTCGACTGCCCAGACAAGATCATCGCCATCCTGGGCGCCCAGCAGGCAGGCATGGCCCAAGGCCAGGAGCAAAGCaatggagcagcagcaaatccAGTTCACTGGAAACATACGACGTAGTTTAAGGACATTCACATAGACATTGAAGCTGATTAGGCCAAGTATGAAGAGCACCATGGCAGTCACTCTGCTGGCATCGTCAACTTCATCGCGCAATTCACCAACAATTAGGAGCAACAGAATGGAGACAATCACGAATGCGAGGGCAACTCCAAATACCTGCAGAGAGTAGCTGTATTTGCGGAGCGCCTTTAGGACACTTGGCGAATCGCTCATCAAATTCCAGATTGTTCCGGTTGTTTGTCGATGTGTTTCACTGATCACCAATTTTTTGAGagctgtaactgtaactgtcaGTCAGTGACTGTCACTGACATTCCCATTTATTCGGATGGGGAAAATGGAAACAAATGGGAACTCTATTTGTGTTTGACAAGCAACATGTATAGTCATATGAGATCTTTGTCAGCACCAGAGCTATATGTGCGGTCCACGGAAACTCTGACAAAAACCACAAATCTGACTCCAAATGACGCCAACTATTCGTATAGTTCTGGAGTTGGGCCCAGCACGGATAGTCGCCAACAGGTGAAAGCACAGCCAGAACATTCGCCTGACCGTGAGAAACGAAAGTTCATTCTGCATCGACCATGCCGGATTGCCTTTCTGTCCTACGTGTATGTGCTGCTGGGTAGCCAAGTGTTTCTATCGGCACTACAGTGGTTGGGCTCCACCTACCGCTGGCGACCGCATCTCAATACAGCCGAGCGTAGCCTCtacatgctgctgctgttcctgaCCTGGTTGAATTTGTCGCTGGCATTCTTCGGATTTCGTCGTTTGCAAATCAGCCATCCCTTCAATTGGATCGTGTTTGTTTGCATGTTCGAGAGTTTGACACTGCTCGTGATGTGTTTGTGCCTAAGGGAATTGGACCTGGCCTGGTATTTTATACTGATCGCGATCAGCGTAATTCTTCTCTATACTCCACTCGGACTTTGGATTCCCCCAAAGTTGACGGCTAACATCTGGATATTGATACTAATGGCGATGTCTGTGCTAATCACCACAATGGTGTCCCTTGTCAGTGGCGTCTGCATGCGTTTCTATATGCTGATGACAGCGTGTTTGATTTTCTTTGGACCCTGGACCACATACAATGCCTTCAAATTGCACTCGGTGGCAGAAGACATGACTTGTAGATTCAAGTACTTGGAACATGCCGCCAAAATGTTTATTACTTATGGCTGTACTGTCGGTGGTCTGGTGATAGTCAGTCGCATAGCCATCGAAACTATCGAGTCTGAGAACTGCAAGAGTCGCATCTTTTGCAACACTTTAGGCGTTACTTAATCAATTCTTACTATCCTATatccaataaataaaattgtaaataataatgattgcctgttgttttttttattcgtaTTCTTTATCATTTACTGTTCTATGCTCTGTCCCTCGTATACCTCCCACCTAAGACCTAAGACCTAAGACCGTCGGACCGGATGAACACTTAGATACCAGATACTATAGAAGACAgagttattatttatttcagatCAAGTGTGTGTAACCCACACTTTGCGGGGACAGGCAAATAGAAAACTATGAAATTGTAAGAataattcacaattcacaataataactttattattttttaaaattttggaGCGATCAGATAAGAAACAATTTTGTATGACATACTTCCTCGCAGCTGCCGGGTCTTATAAGTCCAAAGTCGATAATCTTGTATatctatatggtatattttgaatgtaatagtattttgatatacaaaaatacagttcgaaatattttagtaCATTTCGGTGCAAACGTGTATCTGGCTCTGGTTACTGTACAGCACACTCGAtaatagctttcttacttgtttgttcttgttattCTTCTGATTCTGAGTATGAGTGATTCACTCATATCGCGCTAACTTACCCGGATTGTGCACAAGCAGCCAGTAGCACATAGTAACGATGAACGCATATACTGTAGCACAGGTGTAGAGAACCCAGTAGAGATGATGCAGTCGACTCTTCTTCGCTTGTCGGACAATTTCAAAATCCTCGCGTTCGACCATCATTCCCTGGGTCACTATCCAAGCGGCTAACCACGCCTGCACCGTGCAGAAGAGCAGGCCCCAGTGGGTCAAATATATCCACCACTTGGCATAGTGGTGCTCGAAATGCTCCTCAGTCCGGCCAATGTCTAGCAGGGAGCACACCAATGCCGCCAGGCATGTTATGGCCGTTATCCAGCGATAGAATAGGTAAACAATTCGAACCTGCGTATTGCGTTGCCACTACAGATGTCAaaggaaaaaattaaaaatttcgaGTGAATCATTTATTTAGCTTGTTCATTGTAACTTATATCTTAACTACTCGGCAAATGCGTGTACACAGAAAAAATCAAGCTCAAAGCGGTTTAAATATCTGGAAAATGCCAAATTGTCTAAACCAAAGTAAGAAATTATGTTACATGATTTTTATATCCAATACCCGTAGGTTAGAAggatattattataatatgttattgtgcctgcaggaaatacatatatgtattgtatgtatataacagaTATAAGGAGGCATCCACGAccttataaattatatatgtatgtattcttGATTTTTTCGAAAGCACTTCTTATTTTTGCACacagtaatttaaaaaagaactaaaaattgtttaagtttttaaattactgAATACTATCCACCACGCGATTTTAATCGTATTCAATTAAACTGATTTGTTTAATTCTAATTACGGGCCTCAGACCACAGAAAGGATGTTTCGTTATATCTTTAGCATAAATGTTATATCAGAAAAGcttgaaaacttttaatacaatatttcatttgtaaaaACTATTGCCTCCTTTTtgtataaatactttaagataaaatatcaaatagtAATGATGTACTGTAAAGTATACACACCATTTAATCGCCATATTTActgtattttgaattgaaattcgCTTAACATAAACAatacataaaaacaatattgatAAAAACCATAGATGACAATATACATTAGCTATATCTTCTTCTCATTATTATTTGACTGTTCA
This window of the Drosophila albomicans strain 15112-1751.03 chromosome 2L, ASM965048v2, whole genome shotgun sequence genome carries:
- the LOC127565227 gene encoding uncharacterized protein LOC127565227 — its product is MSDSPSVLKALRKYSYSLQVFGVALAFVIVSILLLLIVGELRDEVDDASRVTAMVLFILGLISFNVYVNVLKLRRMFPVNWICCCSIALLLALGHACLLGAQDGDDLVWAVEVLALMCLYILLGLWLPPQCSPLLYIATWFIVVVVVTSCFIVVHQYNCDDCDTPAGIIHGLMVVVMCPVMIFQAQVLHGHLQSMRPVLDIPLCSVVLLIDFLACYIYLTSMDDIIMSSDLLSSSNRKLIRDASSFY
- the LOC127565226 gene encoding uncharacterized protein LOC127565226, yielding MCFTDHQFFESCNCNCQSVTVTDIPIYSDGENGNKWELYLCLTSNMYSHMRSLSAPELYVRSTETLTKTTNLTPNDANYSYSSGVGPSTDSRQQVKAQPEHSPDREKRKFILHRPCRIAFLSYVYVLLGSQVFLSALQWLGSTYRWRPHLNTAERSLYMLLLFLTWLNLSLAFFGFRRLQISHPFNWIVFVCMFESLTLLVMCLCLRELDLAWYFILIAISVILLYTPLGLWIPPKLTANIWILILMAMSVLITTMVSLVSGVCMRFYMLMTACLIFFGPWTTYNAFKLHSVAEDMTCRFKYLEHAAKMFITYGCTVGGLVIVSRIAIETIESENCKSRIFCNTLGVT